The Christiangramia flava JLT2011 genome has a segment encoding these proteins:
- a CDS encoding AraC family transcriptional regulator — translation MKVLPFKIPKPEKEALVYQEDHETVFYDKLHQHEEIQISFIKEGSGALIVGDSINEYKPDDILIIGENIPHVFRSDPEAYPVSIMYTLFFTTKSFGKEFFNLTDLSAIKKFFDESEYGMKFKADESKRAVFHNLKHQNRIERIASLLLLLNELIHAERQPLSSFVYQKKYTEDEGKRMNDVFQYAMNHFQDTISLEDVADVAFMSKNAFCRYFKKRTNKTFFQFLIEIRIEHACKLLYRDQDLSVSAISELCGFQNIANFNRKFKELKGITPTQYRQQTD, via the coding sequence ATGAAAGTCTTACCTTTTAAAATCCCTAAACCTGAAAAAGAGGCACTGGTCTATCAAGAAGACCATGAGACTGTTTTTTACGATAAATTGCATCAACACGAAGAAATCCAGATCAGTTTTATAAAAGAAGGCAGCGGAGCTCTGATCGTGGGAGATAGTATCAATGAATACAAGCCTGATGACATACTGATTATTGGGGAAAATATTCCGCATGTGTTCCGAAGTGATCCGGAGGCTTATCCCGTTTCGATTATGTACACGCTGTTTTTCACCACGAAATCTTTTGGAAAAGAATTCTTCAATCTCACCGATCTCAGTGCGATCAAAAAATTTTTTGATGAATCGGAATACGGCATGAAATTCAAAGCTGATGAAAGTAAAAGAGCCGTTTTCCATAATTTGAAACACCAGAACAGGATCGAGCGCATCGCCAGTTTGCTCTTGCTTTTAAATGAATTGATTCACGCGGAACGCCAGCCCCTTTCTTCGTTCGTATACCAAAAGAAATATACCGAGGATGAAGGAAAACGGATGAACGATGTGTTTCAATACGCGATGAATCATTTCCAGGATACCATTTCTCTTGAAGATGTTGCAGATGTAGCATTCATGAGCAAAAATGCCTTTTGCCGGTATTTTAAAAAACGAACCAATAAAACCTTTTTTCAATTCCTGATAGAAATACGAATTGAACATGCGTGTAAATTGCTTTACAGGGATCAGGATTTATCGGTTTCAGCTATTTCCGAGCTTTGCGGATTTCAAAATATTGCCAATTTTAATCGTAAATTCAAAGAACTTAAGGGAATCACTCCCACTCAATATCGCCAGCAAACAGATTAA